One part of the Marmota flaviventris isolate mMarFla1 chromosome 4, mMarFla1.hap1, whole genome shotgun sequence genome encodes these proteins:
- the Pcdh9 gene encoding protocadherin-9, producing the protein MDLRDFYLLAALIACLRLDSAIAQELIYTIREELPENVPIGNIPKDLNISHINAATGTSASLVYRLVSKAGDAPLVKVSSSTGEIFTTSNRIDREKLCAGASYAEENECFFELEVVILPNDFFRLIKIKIIVKDTNDNAPMFPSPVINISIPENTLINSRFPIPSATDPDTGFNGVQHYELLNGQSVFGLDIVETPEGEKWPQLIVQQNLDREQKDTYVMKIKVEDGGTPQKSSTAILQVTVSDVNDNRPVFKEGQVEVHIPENAPVGTSVIQLHATDADIGSNAEIRYIFGAQVAPATKRLFALNNTTGLITVQRSLDREETAIHKVTVLASDGSSTPARATVTINVTDVNDNPPNIDLRYIISPINGTVYLSEKDPVNTKIALITVSDKDTDVNGKVICFIEREVPFHLKAVYDNQYLLETSSLLDYEGTKEFSFKIVASDSGKPSLNQTALVRVKLEDENDNPPIFNQPVIELSVSENNRRGLYLTTISATDEDSGKNADIVYQLGPNASFFDLDRKTGVLTASRVFDREEQERFIFTVTARDNGTPPLQSQAAVIVTVLDENDNSPKFTHNHFQFFVSENLPKYSTVGVITVTDADAGENKAVTLSILNDNDNFVLDPYSGVIKSNVSFDREQQSSYTFDVKATDGGQPPRSSTAKVTINVMDVNDNSPVVISPPSNTSFKLVPLSAIPGSVVAEVFAVDIDTGMNAELKYTIVSGNNKGLFRIDPVTGNITLEEKPAPTDVGLHRLVVNISDLGYPKSLHTLVLVFLYVNDTAGNASYIYDLIRRTMETPLDRNIGDSSQPYQNEDYLTIMIAIVAGAMVVIVVIFVTVLVRCRHASRFKAAQRSKQGAEWMSPNQENKQNKKKKRKKRKSPKSSLLNFVTIEESKPDDAVHEPINGTISLPAELEEQSIGRFDWGPAPPTTFKPNSPDLAKHYKSASPQPAFHLKPDTPVSVKKHHVIQELPLDNTFVGGCDTLSKRSSTSSDHFSASECSSQGGFKTKGPLHTRQVNEHFYWSISTAYKCPVNQY; encoded by the coding sequence atGGACCTGAGGGATTTTTACCTGTTGGCTGCTCTGATTGCCTGTTTAAGGCTGGATTCCGCAATAGCTCAAGAACTTATTTACACTATTAGAGAGGAATTGCCTGAAAATGTGCCCATAGGAAACATACCAAAGGATCTGAACATTTCTCACATCAATGCTGCCACAGGGACGAGTGCCAGCCTTGTCTACAGACTGGTTTCTAAAGCTGGGGATGCCCCTTTGGTGAAAGTATCCAGCAGCACTGGGGAAATTTTCACAACCTCCAATAGAATAGACAGAGAAAAACTCTGTGCTGGAGCTTCTTATGCTGAGGAAAATGAGTGCTTCTTTGAACTTGAGGTGGTGATCCTCCCCAATGACTTTTTCAGGCTgatcaaaataaagataattgtCAAGGATACCAATGATAATGCCCCCATGTTTCCATCTCCTGTCATCAATATTTCCATTCCAGAAAACACTTTGATCAACAGCCGCTTTCCAATTCCATCAGCAACAGATCCTGACACAGGCTTCAATGGTGTACAGCATTATGAATTGCTAAATGGGCAGAGTGTTTTTGGACTGGATATCGTGGAAACTCCGGAGGGAGAGAAGTGGCCACAATTGATTGTTCAGCAAAACTTGGATAGAGAACAGAAAGATACCTATGTGATGAAAATCAAAGTGGAGGATGGAGGCACTCCACAGAAATCCAGCACAGCCATACTGCAGGTCACAGTAAGTGATGTAAATGACAACAGGCCAGTGTTTAAAGAGGGTCAAGTGGAGGTGCATATTCCAGAGAATGCTCCTGTAGGTACCTCTGTAATTCAGCTCCATGCCACTGATGCAGATATAGGCAGCAATGCTGAAATCCGGTACATTTTTGGTGCCCAGGTCGCCCCTGCAACCAAAAGACTCTTTGCTTTAAATAATACTACCGGGCTGATTACAGTTCAGAGGTCTTTAGATAGAGAAGAAACAGCCATTCACAAAGTGACAGTGCTGGCTAGTGATGGCAGCTCCACTCCTGCTCGAGCAACGGTTACCATCAATGTCACTGATGTAAATGATAACCCTCCAAACATAGACCTCAGGTACATTATAAGTCCCATCAATGGCACTGTGTATTTATCTGAGAAAGATCCTGTCAATACAAAAATTGCCCTAATTACAGTTTCTGATAAGGACACAGATGTGAATGGCAAAGTGATCTGTTTTATTGAAAGAGAGGTCCCCTTTCACTTGAAGGCAGTCTATGACAACCAGTATTTGTTAGAGACCTCTTCTTTGTTGGACTATGAGGGCACCAAAGAATTCAGCTTTAAAATTGTTGCCTCTGATTCTGGGAAGCCCAGTTTAAATCAGACTGCCCTGGTAAGGGTTAAGCTTGAGGATGAAAATGACAACCCACCAATTTTCAACCAGCCTGTAATTGAGCTGTCAGTTTCTGAAAACAACCGACGTGGGTTATACTTAACAACTATTAGTGCCACAGATGAAGACAGTGGGAAAAATGCAGACATTGTTTATCAGCTTGGACCGAATGCCTCCTTCTTTGATCTGGACCGAAAGACAGGAGTTTTGACAGCCTCCAGAGTCTTTGACAGAGAAGAACAAGAGCGATTCATTTTTACAGTAACTGCCAGGGACAATGGGACCCCTCCCCTCCAAAGCCAAGCGGCTGTGATAGTTACTGTTCTGGATGAGAATGACAATAGCCCCAAGTTTACTCATAATCACTTTCAATTTTTTGTGTCTGAGAATCTGCCAAAGTATAGTACTGTGGGGGTAATCACAGTGACAGATGCAGATGCTGGAGAGAATAAAGCTGTGACTCTTTCCATTCTAAATGACAATGATAATTTTGTGCTGGATCCTTATTCTGGAGTCATAAAGTCAAATGTCTCATTTGATAGAGAGCAGCAGAGTTCCTACACTTTTGATGTCAAAGCCACTGATGGAGGACAACCACCTCGTTCCTCTACTGCAAAAGTAACTATCAACGTCATGGATGTGAATGACAACAGTCCAGTTGTCATCTCTCCACCATCTAACACTTCCTTTAAGTTGGTGCCCCTCTCAGCCATCCCTGGCTCCGTGGTAGCAGAAGTTTTTGCAGTGGATATTGATACTGGAATGAATGCAGAACTTAAGTATACAATAGTGAGTGGGAACAACAAAGGCTTATTTCGGATCGATCCGGTAACAGGTAACATCACCCTAGAAGAAAAGCCGGCACCTACCGATGTGGGCTTACACCGTTTGGTGGTCAACATTAGTGATCTGGGGTACCCCAAGTCTTTGCACACACTTGTGCTTGTATTTCTTTATGTTAATGACACTGCTGGAAATGCCTCCTATATCTATGACTTGATCCGCAGGACTATGGAGACCCCACTGGACAGGAACATAGGGGATAGCAGCCAGCCCTATCAAAATGAAGACTATCTCACCATCATGATTGCCATTGTCGCAGGGGCCATGGTGGTCATTGTTGTAATTTTTGTCACTGTTCTGGTGCGCTGTCGCCATGCGTCCAGGTTCAAAGCAGCTCAGAGGAGCAAGCAAGGTGCTGAATGGATGTCCCCAAACCAggagaataaacaaaacaagaaaaagaaaaggaagaaaagaaagtctcCCAAGAGCTCTCTTTTGAACTTTGTTACTATCGAAGAGTCCAAACCTGATGATGCAGTTCATGAACCTATCAATGGGACAATAAGCCTGCCAGCTGAGCTTGAGGAGCAAAGTATAGGAAGATTTGACTGGGGCCCAGCACCTCCAACAACCTTCAAGCCTAACAGCCCTGACCTGGCCAAGCACTACAAATCTGCCTCTCCACAGCCTGCTTTTCATCTCAAACCAGACACTCCAGTTTCCGTGAAAAAGCACCATGTGATTCAGGAGCTCCCTTTGGACAACACCTTTGTCGGGGGTTGTGACACCCTTTCCAAACGCTCTTCCACTAGTTCAGATCACTTCAGTGCCTCAGAGTGCAGTTCCCAAGGAGGCTTCAAGACAAAGGGCCCCTTACACACCAGACAGGTAAACGAGCACTTTTACTGGTCTATAAGTACTGCATACAAGTGCCCAGTCAACCAGTATTAA